The window TTTTCGTCGGTGAAGAAACCGTAACGCTGGCGGCCTTCCTTCAGGCCGAAAATATCCACCGGCACCAGCTTTTCCAGCGCGAGTGCGGCATCTTCATTTTTGCCGGACTTCGCCTTCAGGATCACCTGACCCATATGGGACACGTCAAACAGACCGGCGGAGGTGCGGGTCTGAAGATGTTCCTTCAGAACGCCGGCCGGATATTGCACCGGCATGTCATAACCGGCGAAAGGCACCATGCGGGCGCCAAGCGATAGATGCAGGGAATTGAGCGGCGTGATTTGAAGCTCGGCGGTATCGTCCAAGGACGCCTCCAGGGTTGCGCGAAAGATCGCGCGGGCTCAGGTCATGACGCTAAAAACGCGCCGGGTTCAAGAGCCCCCTCTGTCCTTGTCGCCTGAGATTGTTATCCCTTCGGCGAGCCGTCCTAATGAAAGGTGGCTTCTCTCCAGAGTTCCGTCGTCACCGCTGGTCCTTTTGCCTGAGAGTTTCCGGGGCGGTTGCTCCTTCGGCACCGCAGTGAAGCGGCTTCTCCCAACGATGATGCGACGCTCATTATCTTCGAAGACCCGTTATTGGCAAGGACCAAATGACGCATCTGAACAGATTCTTGCTCCATCTGCGCCATCGTCGGCGTAAGATGCAGTCAATAGCCTGAGTGCCGGACAATATCAGTCGGATTTTTTCTCCGGCAAACCCTTGCGTTTTGTCGATGCCAATTCATCAAGTTCCTTTTCTGTCATGGACTTCTCCATGCTTTTTGAAGCACCTTGTAAACTGGATTTCTTGATGTCGCCGCGTTTAGCGGCCAGCGCCGCGCCCGCCGCTTTCTGCTGGGCTTTCGATTTGGCCGGCATGTCGGATACTCCTTCCGCAACAGTTTATCGGAGGGAAAATGCCGCGCTCCGACGATTGTTCCGGTTCAGAGCCTGGGGCTGCGGCAAATTTCCCCTTTGAAATCGGTGAGAAAGAAAGGTATCGCCAGAATATGGACGCAAATCGAAAGCGACGGCTGACAGGGATGGAGAAAATGCTTCGCATTTTCTGCGCGACCTTGATGTTGTCGCTCGGCTTTGCCCACAAGCCCGTACTTGCCGCTGCCTCGCAAGTCGTGCTTGATGAGAGTTACCGGCTGCCGGATGGCACCTTTGCAGAGATTTGCCTCGGCCACGGCGGCGGGGTGAATGCCTCGCACGCCAAAGACGGTCCGACCCATTCCAGCGATGCGATCCTGTTTTGCGAGGCCTGCCTGCTGGCCTCGTCCATTCTCCTGCCCGTGCCCGATGCGGACGGCTGGCTGAGGACCGAATTCGCCTGGCTCGACAATCGTTTATCCGCGGAGTGGAGTTTCCGCTCGGTCCTGACGATCCTTAAACAGGCTGCGCGCGGCCCGCCATTGCTGTCCGCCTGATCTCTTCGTTTCACAGGATCATCGCCGCCGGCTGGCGGCACGCAATGGCTGCACTGCCCGTGGGGCGCAGTCGCAAGGACAAGACACAATGAAAACCACCAGGATCATCACCTGCACCCTGTTTGCCGCTTCGGTCTCCAGCGTCCAGGCATTTGCCCATACCAGCTTCGTTGACGCTTCGGCCGAACAGGAAAGCACCGTCGTCGCCGCTCTTCAGGTGCCGCATGGCTGCGAAGGCGGTCTTGCCACGACCGAAGTTCAGGTCAAGCTGCCGGAAGGTTTCATTTCCGCCAAGCCGCAGCCCAAGGCCGGCTGGGAACTGGAAATCATCAAGGGCGACTATCAGAAGGCCTACAAGAACCACGGCCAGGAGATCAAAAGCGGCCCGGTCGAGATTCGCTGGAAAGGCGGCAACCTGCCGGACGAGTTCTACGACACCTTTGCGATACAGGGAAAAATCTCCGGTATAGAGGCAGGGCAGGACCTGCCCTTCAAGGTCACGCAGCTTTGCGGCGACAAGGGCAAGGTTTCCTGGGACGAGGTGGCAGCGGCGGGCGTCGATCCGCATTCGCTGAAAAACCCGGCCCCGGCCATCCGCGTTACTGCCAAGACCCATGCCGGCGGGCATGACCATTCCGCCATGGCCATGGATATGGATGTAGTGAAGGCTGGCAGCCTTGAGGTTTCCGGCGCCACGACCAAGGCCATGCTGCCGGGCCAGCCCGTCGGCGGCGGTTATGTGACGATCAAGAATGCCGGTGATAGCGATGACAAGCTGATCGGCGTCGAATCCGCCGCCGCTGGTCGCGCTGAAATTCATGAAATGGCCATGGTCAACGACGTCATGAAAATGCGCAAGCTGGATGACGGCATCGTCATTCCCGCCGGCCAGACGGTGGAATTGAAGTCGGGCGGCCTGCACATGATGTTCTTCAACGTGAAGAAGCCCTTTGCCGAAGGTGACAAGGTGCCGGTGACGCTGATCTTCGAAAAAGCCGGCAAGGTCGAAATCGTGCTGTCCGCAGGCTCGGCCAAGGGTGACGAACACCAGCATAATTGATGGCTGAAAAAAAACGGCTACCGGAACGCGTGACATGTCCGGTAGCCGCAAGCTTTTTCGGTTATTTCCTTGCTTTCAGCGCCGTGACGGAAAAGGCGTGATGGCCATCGCCTCCGTGATTTTTCCGGCATTCGATGGGTGATATCTAGAAAATCAGCCTGACATCAGCCTGAATGGGAAGGCCGAATTTAAATCGGCCAAACCTAAACTGTAAAATTAGAATATTAACACATCTATTTGATATAAATTTATTTTTTATGATCTGAAGGAGAGTTGTTTTCCTCATAGGCCTCCACGGCCTGATCGAGCGTTGTCTGCGGTTCGTGACGCTGGCTGGCATTGGTCAGGAAATAAAGGGTAAGTGCGGGCGGCTTGATGGCCGTCATCAGGGCTCTGAGTTGAAAGTCGTCTCCGTTTTCCGCCTTGCGCGCCAGTTCATGAATGGCCTCTTCGACCTCGCTCCTGCGCGGCACGCGCGGCGACGGCTTCACCGCCTCCAGTGCATAGGCGGCCGTATTTGCTGAAACGGAAAGAACCTGTGTCATCCAACCTCCGGCCATCTTCGCCGACCCGTAAAAACAGGAGACTAACACCGCCGTCTTGTTGGAAGGCTAAATCGCGGACCTGCAATTTAATCGTATTTTAATGGACGAAAGCGCGGGGTAGTGGACTTTCGCGCGGGATTGCCATGGTCTAGAAATGCCTCGGACAGATCGTCCGGCAATTTCCTCCGGAGACATAATCCCCATGATCAATATCGCCCTTGTCGCCACAGGCGGCGCAATCGGTTCCGTGTTTCGTTATCTGGTCGGTGTCTGGAGCATGCGATTGGCTGGTCCGAATTTTCCCTGGGGAACATTGGCCGTCAACGTGGTTGGGTCCTTCCTGATCGGTTTACTGGTCGAGCTTGTGGCGCGCCGGCTGAACGCCTCGATGGAAATGCGCCTGTTTCTCGTTACCGGCGTGCTCGGCGGATTCACCACCTTTTCGTCCTTCTCGCTCGATGCGGTTGCACTGTTTGAGCGCGGCGCGCTCGGTCTTTCAGCCGTTTACGTCATTGCAAGTCTTGTGGTTTCCATCGCTGCGGTTTTTGCCGGGCTGGCCTTGGGCCGCAGTTTGTTCTAAAGGCTTGGTTCAAACGGCGCGCCAGAGATATGGGCGTGCGATCAAGACAGAGAGACTGGAAATTTCATGGCAGGTATCGAGCATATCAAGGTCGAGGCCGACGAGGCCGGTATGCGGCTCGATCGCTGGTTCAAGATTCACTATCCGGGCCTAGGTTTCGGGCAATTGCAGAAGCTGCTGCGCTCCGGACAGGTGCGCGTGGATGGCGGCCGTGTAAAAACCGATGCGAGGGTGCAGCCGGGGCAGATGGTTCGCGTACCGCCGGTCGATTCCGACCTCAAGGTCAAGAGCGGCCCGATCGGATCAAGGGACCTCAAGCATTCGGAAGATACCGAGCTTCTGGCCCGTATGCTGCTGCATGAGGACGACAAGGTTTTTGTTTTCAACAAGCCGGCCGGCATTGCCGTGCAGGGCGGTTCCGGCGTCAACCGTCATATTGACGGGCTCCTCGAAGCATGGACCAACCAGAAGGGCGAAAAGCCGCGTCTGGTCCACCGCCTCGACCGCGATACGTCTGGCGTGCTGGTCGTCGCCCGCACCCGTGGCGCTGCCCAGAAACTGACCGCCGCCTTCCGCGAGCGCGATACCAAGAAGACCTATTGGGCGCTGGTCAAGGGCGTGCCGCGCAAGCATCAGGACAAGATTTCCACCTGGCTCGTCAAGGAACAGACGGCCGATGGTGACCGCATGCGCATCGCCAAGCATGGCGAGGAGGGGGCCGACCACGCCATTTCCTATTACCGTGTCATCGATACCGCCGCGCAGAACCTTGCCTGGCTGGAAATGGAACCCTATACCGGCCGCACCCACCAGCTTCGCGTCCATGCACTGCATATGGGACACCCGATCATCGGCGATCCCAAATATTACATCGATGATCCAAACTGGGATTTTCCGGGCGGCATCCAGAAACGCCTGCATCTCCACGCGCGCCATATCGACATTCCGCATCCGAATGGCGGCCGGCTTCGGGTCAGCGCACCCCTGCCGCCGCATATGGTCCAGACCTGGAACCTGCTCGGCCTCGACGTGGCCGATGGCGACAGGGAAGGCTGACAGCCCATGAAACTCGTTCTTTTCGATTGCGACGGCACGCTGGTGGATAGCGCCGGCCTCATCCATGCCGTCATGTCCGATACATTCGCCGATTTCGGAAAACCGCGTCCGGATATCTCGCAGACCAAGGCCATTATCGGCCTGACGCTGGATATCGCCATCGCCCGCATGCTCGACAAGCCGCATGTGGATGACGAGGCGCTGGCGATGACGCAGCGCTACAAGGAAATCTATCATCCGGTCCGCGCCCGCCCGGGAATGATCGAGCCGCTTTTCGATGGCGTTGCGGCGCTGATCGACGAGCTGGCGAAACGCGACGATGTCCTGATCGGCGCCGTCACCGGCAAAGGTCGTCGCGGGCTGACCCATATTCTCGAAACGCATGGCTTTGCCGATCATTTCATCGTGTCGCGCACGGCGGATGATTGCCCCTCCAAGCCGCATCCGGCCATGGTGATGGAATGCTGCCATGAAACCGGCATGGTTGCGGCCGACACTGTCGTTATCGGCGATGCGATCTATGACATGCAGATGGCCAAGGCTGCGGGTGCGAAAGCAATCGGCGTCGCCTGGGGTTATGCCTCGGTCGACGATCTCTGGAAGGCGGGCGCCGATACGGTCGTCAGCCACCCGCGCGAAATCCCGGCCTATGTTCCGGCCGATATTCTTGAATAACCATTTTATCCGACTGACGAGGACGTGCCATGCGTGATCTCCTGAATGACCTTTCGGAGGGCCTGAGCCATCCCGATCCCATCCTGCGCGCGCAGATCCAGATGCAGAAACCTCTGCCGAAGCGGTTCTACAAGGATGTCACCGTCGGTGAGACGGAAGAGGGCGGCTTTACCATCCTTCTCGATGGCAAGCCGCTGCGCACCCCCGCCAAGAAGCCGCTGACCGTCCCGACACGCGCGCTGGCGAAACTGCTTCGCGATGAATGGGACGCCCAGAAAGAAGTGGTCAATCCGGTGGTCATGCCCGTCTCTCGGCATGTGAACACGGCCATTGATGGCGTTGCCAACGATACCCAGGCGGTTTTTGAAGACATACTTCGTTTTTCCTCTTCCGATCTCCTCTGCTATCGCGCCGGCGATCCGCAAGCGCTGGTCGCGCGGCAGACGGACCATTGGGATCCTGTTCTGGACTGGGCGGCCAATGTGCTCGGAGCGCGCTTCATTCTCGTTGAAGGCGTGATGCATCAGGACCAGCCGCGCGAAGCCATCGCGGCTTTTGCGGTAACGCTGAAGAAATACGATACGCCGATTACGCTTGCCGCTCTTCACACCATGACGTCGCTGACCGGCTCCGCCATTTTGGCGCTGGCGCTGGCGGAAGAGGAGCTGACGCTGGAGGAAACCTGGGCACTTGCCCATCTGGACGAGGACTGGACGGCCGAGCAATGGGGCGAGGACGAGGAGGCGCTGGAGCGCCGCGCCGTCAGGCTTGTCGATATGCGCGCCGCACTCAATGTTCTGGAGTCCCTGAAGAGCGCGCCTTAACGCTTTTCTAACCCTGATGGTCGAATATGCGGTTACCTCACGTTAGGGGAGCCGCTGATCATGATCACCACGCTGAAACGCCTTGGCATTCTTGTGCTGGCGTGTTTCACGCTCATGTCTTTCAGGCTGGAACCGGAAGCGGCCAATACCGACCGGCTGCTTTACGATGTGCGCGGCGCATTTGTCGCTGCCCGCCCGGATGTAGCTCCGGCGCTGATGCAGTCCATTCATGCGCAGGTGCAGAATGCGATAAAGACGACGGCGCGTGGAGAAACCCGGCCGCGCGTGGTACTGACCATTCGCCTCGCATCCGTTACACGCGGTCCCTTTCTTTTCGGGGAAAGGGCGTCAGCCAAGGTCATCGTCCGCGCCGCCGCCGTCGCGACGGGAGAGGTGATCGCAGAGGCCAAATTCACCGCCACTGTCGTTAGCTTCGACAATCAGTCGATAGAGCAGGAACTTGCCTATGGCGTCGCCGAACGCGTGATCCGCGAGTTCAGGCTCAGCCGACCCGGCCCGACGACGCTTGCAACGGCTCTGTTTCCATAGGCCGGACACAAAAGGCGAGGGCGTGACTTCTATTCGTCCGCACTTCAGCTTCACAAATATCTCAAGCTTCAATTAGGCGCATCTTCCGTGCCCTTAAGTTCGCATACGTCGCGTATATGGAATTGACATGCGGCGCGTATGTAACTATCTGACATACGTAACGTATGTAAATGGGCGTCCGAAGCCTTCTTTTAAGAAGAACAACGCTTCTCGGTGTCCATGACCACTCAGCCATAAGAGAGATGCACAATGACCGCACGCGAAGCAATTTTCCCCGCCAACAGGCATGCGCTTTACGAGGAGCATGGCTATTCCGCAGCGATCCGATCCGGTGACCTTCTTTTCGTTTCCGGCCAGGTCGGCAGCCGTGCCGATGGAACGCCTGAACCTGATTTTGACCGTCAGGTCCGGCTGGCCTTTGAAAACCTCAAGGCCACGCTTGCAGCGGCGGGCTGCACCTTCGACAATATTGTGGATGTAACGACGTTCCACACGGATCCGGAAAACCAGTTCGGAACGATCATGGCCGTCAAGCAGGAGATTTTCAGCCAAAAGCCTTACCCGAACTGGACGGCCGTCGGCGTCAACTGGCTTGCCGGTTTCGATTTCGAGATCAAGGTCATTGCCCGCATCCCGTAATGTCAGGTTAAATCTGCAGCGGCGGCGCTAACAGGGCGCCGCCGGCCTGCTTCTCCATCCTTATCCCAGCCGCTCCGCATGCCACTTCAAATGGTCATCCATGAAGGTGGAAATGAAATAATAGGAGTGGTCGTAGCGCTCATGTATGCGCAGCGTCAGGCCGATATCCGTGCCCTTGACCGCTTCTTCGAACAGCCAGGGGCGCAGGCCCTTTTCAAGAAAACTATCGGCCTTGCCCTGATCGATCAGGAACTCGGGGAAACGCGCACCGTCCTCGACCAGCGCACAGGCGTCGTATTGACGCCATGCGGCCTTATCCGCACCGAGGTATTTTTCCAGCGCCGGCTCGGACCAGTCGGCCGAAGAGGGGGCCACGATCGGCGCAAAGGCGGAGCAGCTCTTGAAACGCTCGGGGTTCTTGAGCGCAATGGTCATCGCGCCATGGCCGCCCATCGAATGGCCGAAAATGCCCTGGCGGCTCATATCCGCACGGAAATGCTGGCCGATGAGGGCAGGCAGTTCTTCCGTCACATAGCTGTACATCCGGTAGTGCTCGGACCAGGGCTCCTCTGTGGCATCGAGATAAAATCCGGCGCCTTTGCCCATCTGCCAGTTGGTCAATTCGTCCGGCACGTCATTGCCGCGCGGGCTGGTGTCTGGGCAGACGACGATCAGTCCCAGTTTGGACGCCATGCGGCGATATTCGCCTTTTTCCATGACATTGGCATGGGTGCAGGTAAGGCCGGAAAGATACCACAGGACAGGGCAGGGCTCATGGATCGCCTTCGGCGGCACATAAACCGCAAAGCTCATCTCAGATTTCAGGGTTTCCGATGTGTGCGAAAATACGCCCTGCATGCCGCCAAAGGCCGTATTCTGCGAAATAATGTTCATGAAGCCATTCCTTGTGAAATTTCCCGGTTCAGCCCGCAAGCGAGACAGCTGCATTGACCGCCGCCGCCACCAGAACCGTATTGAAGAAGAAAGAAACGATGGAGTGCAGCAGCGTGACCTTGCGCATGGCGGTCGTGGTTATCCCCACATCCGACGTCTGCGCCGTCATGCCGATCACCACGGCAAAATAGAGAAAGTCGTAACCGCAGGGTTCCTTCGTGCCAGGAAAATCCATGCCGCCGCGATGCTGGCGTTTGCCGTCCACCATGGCGGGCCGCCAGTAAAGATGGGCGTAATGCAGGGCGGTCATGGTGTGGATGGTCAGCCAGCCGAAGATCACCGAGGCGAAGGCGATGAGCAGCGCCCAGACTGTTTCGCCCGTATGGTTGAGGGCCTGAAACAGCGATACCACCGCGACGGCAACGGCAAGCAGCGTGACGGCGATGATGGCGACCGCAGGCAGATCGTCGCTATCGGCATGGGCCTTCAGATGCTGCGCCGTCAGGCCCGACAGGCGAAAGGTAATCAGGGTGAGATAGGTCAGGAAGAACAGAACGGCCGCGATCTCGATCGCCAGCGGTGGCGCAAAAACCAGCGCCAGGCCAAGGCTCACGGCACCGACCAAAAAAGCAATGACGAAAGGTTGATGGCGGCGATAGCTGTTGCTTTTCATATTGGCCGGGGTCATGGGCGGCACCTTTCTGTTGGCGCCGTCATTTTTTGACACGGCGGCAGAAGCGGTCAAGCGTCTCCAGAAAAGCGGAGCGGTCACGCGGTGAAAAAGCCGCATTATATCCCTTGCTTTCACCGGTTTCGCGCAGATGCGCGCCAAGATCGCGCATCGCCGTCGCCATCCCGATATTCGACTGGTCAAAAACGCGGCCCGTCGGCCCGGTCACCAACGCACCCTTGGCGACGCAGCGCCCAGCCAGCGGCACATCGGCGGTGATGACGATATCGTTCTCACCGGCATGATCGGCGATCCAGTCGTCCGCCGCGTCGAAACCGGCGGATACGATGACGTTTTTCACCATGGGATCGCGTGACGGGCGCAGACCGGAATTGGCAACAAAGGTCACTTCCAGCCCATGCCGTTCCGCCACCTTGAGAATCTCCGGCTTCACGGGGCAGGCATCGGCATCGACATAGATTTGCGGGTTTTGCGGCATGGACACTCTTTTCGGATAATTCCTGCCACGCTTCTAAGCGCAAACGCCGCGATTACCAAGCCCGCCATTGCTGAAATGCGGGTTCGATGCCGGGCAGGGACCGCACTTGCGACGGCCCCAAAAATCGCTTATGTTCACTTTATGTTCTTGTCCCGAAAGGTTTCCCATGCTGGAAGAGTTCATCGTGCAGGCCAAGTCCGCCACTTATGTCGGCGGCGGCAACAAATCCGCTACGCCCACGCGCAAGGGATCGCACGATCTCGGTTATCAGAGCGGCGACTGGCACTATATCGACAGCTATTTCGGGGGAACCGATTTCATCGGCCAGGAGGTCGTCTGGCATGAGGGAACGGCGGTGTGGGCAATGAGTTATTACGGCCGCATCCTCCGGCCCGACATGATCGACGGCGCCACGGCTGGCATGGTCATTCAGCGGTCGCTTTCCACGCTCTATCGGGAGGGCCGGTTCCTTGGCGGTTTCACCAACCCGGTGGAAAATCTGGTCTATGTCGATACGAATGAAGGCGAATTCCGGTCCTTCACCGGCATCGAGCGCATTTACCGGGGCCATGTCGAAACGTACCGGCTTGACTATCATGGCGGGATCATAAAGCCATAACGCACAGAAAATGCCATGGACGGGATTTGTAATGGCAAATGGCGACACTCAATTTTTCAAGGCGACACTCTATTTCGACAGCGAACCCACGATCTCTGATTCAATGCTGACAGAAGCGTGGGGCGAGGAGGGATATGAATGTGAGCGGCTGAGCGAAAAGGGCGTGTTTGACGGCCTGCGCGGTTCGACCAGGGTCTTTGTCGGCACTCCCGAGCCGGTCGCAGTGGCGCCGGTTGCGCCGGCCCAATATCCGGCAGTCGCAGAGGCCGGGGTTGACTGGTCAAAGACCTTTTGCGTTGACGCCAAGGCGGCATATGACGATTTCAGCCGCGCGACACATCAGTGCGAGTTCAGATTCCTCATCATGGCGGATGAGGACGATCCTGAAATCGCCCATAACGAGATCGCCTCAGCCCTGCTCGGCATTCATCAGGTCGCTCCCATGCAGGCCGTCGTATTGCATTATCTCGACATGATCGTCGGCCGCGCCAATCTCGATGACTATCTGAACTATGCAAACAGCCATCTGGACCAACCGCAGCAAATGGCGGCGATGCTGGCCTTCGGAACCTTCGTGATGGAGGAGGGGGAAGAGATCAGGGCCTGGACAACGGGTCTGGAACATTTCGGCCAGACGAATCTGCTTTTCGAAACCCCGGCCGGAGATGCGACGGAAGCGCTTCTTACCCTGTTCGGCCTCGGGCATCTCGTCGTCAACGGGCGACGCTTCGCTGCCGGCGAAGCCATGACATCTTTCGACCTTCTTGCGCGTTTTACGCCCGCCGAACTCAATGCCCGGCCCATGCTGCGCGTCGTCAGGCAGGACGCCGGCTAGAGCCTGCTGTCATACCCAAGGGAGAATGGGACGATGATGTTTCACCGCCCCATCTCAGGTTTCAAATCAGCCAGGCTGCTTGGTCTTACGCAGATAGGGAAGAACCGTGTCGTAGGAACCGAAACGGGCAATCGCATCCTCGTTGGAGACGGCGGCGGTGATGATGACATCCTCACCCTGCTTCCAGTTGGCCGGTGTCGCCACCTGATGTTTGGAGGTGAGCTGGATGGAATCGATCGCGCGAAGAATTTCCTCGAAGTTGCGGCCGGTGGTCATGGGGTAGGTGAGGACCAGCTTGATCTTCTTGTCTGGACCGATGACGAAGACGGAGCGCACGGTGGCGTTGTCGGCAGGCGTGCGGCCTTCGGAACTGTCGCCAGCGCCAGCGGGCAGCATGTCATAGAGCTTGGCGACCTTCAGGTCCTTGTCGCCGATCAGCGGATAATCGACGTTGAAGCCGGTCGCGGTGCGAATATCGTTCTTCCATTTTTCATGGCTTTCGACCGGATCGACCGAAATACCGATGATCTTGACGCCACGCTTTTCGAATTCCGGCTGCAGCCCGCCCATCGCGCCGAGTTCCGTTGTGCAGACCGGCGTGAAGTTCTTCGGATGCGAAAACAGGACCGCCCAGCCGTCGCCGATCCAGTCGTGGAAGCTCACCGGACCATGGGTGGTCTCGGCGGTGAAGTCGGGTGCTATGTCGTTGATACGCAGGCTCATCTGATGTTTTCTCCGTAATGATTTGAACTGAAAACCGATGGTTCTAGGCAATCCGTGTCCGGCGCTGGAGCTTAGAGTTTTTGCGTGAAATGGCCAGCCCTTTCATCGGGCTTCGGCGGTATTTGCTTCAGCCCCACAGAGATTTGATGGCCCCGATTTTCCCTGTTCGTCGCGGTTGCACGATATCCGCCTGGTTGATTGTTTCAGGGGGACATGATTATTCCGGAGACGATCGGGGGCCATCATGACGACTTCTTCTGCGCCTGTTTCTGCAACGGTTCGGGCTCGCATTCCAGCAACGGTCTGGGTGCTCGGCATCGTTAGCCTTCTGATGGATATTTCTTCGGAAATGGTGCAGACGCTGCTGCCCTATTATCTCGTTTCCGGTCTCGGCGCTTCCGCGGTCACTGTCGGTTTCATCGAGGGAATGTCGGTTGCCATCGCCACCACGACCAAGCTGTTTTCCGGGATTATCGCGGACTGGACAAGGCGGCGGAAAATGCTCGCCGTGCTTGGATACGGTCTCGGCGCAATCTCGAAACTCGCTTTTCCCTTTGCCACCTCGCTTGGCTGGATCGTCGCTGCCAAGGCGGTGGACCGGGTCGGCAAGGGCATTCGCGGAACGCCGCGCGACGCCCTTATTGCCGATGTGACGTCACCCGAAATTCGTGGCGCCGCATTCGGGCTCAGAAAGTCGCTCGATACGGTCGGCGGCTTCATCGGGCCGCTGGCGGCCATCGGACTGATGTTCGCGCTCAGCGAAAATGTGCTCGCCATTTTCTGGATCGCGGTCATTCCCGCTTTCCTTGCGGTGTTCATCCTCGTCGCCGGTGTAACGGAACCGGATGCGCCCGCAAGACCAAAAGCCGAAAAGCCATTCCGGCTCGCCGATTTTGCGAAACTCAATCAGGCGGTCTGGATCGTCATCATCGCGGCGTCGCTCCTGACCTTCGCGCGTTTCAGCGAAGCATTCCTGTTGCTGAAATCCGAAGAGGCGGGCTTCCGGCCGGCATGGATACCGATCACGATGGTCATCATGCATGCCGTCTATGGCCTGACGGCCTATCCCGCCGGCCGGCTTTCGGACAAGATCGGCCGCTCAGGGATTATCGCGGCGGGCGTGGCCGTGCTGGTGGCCTCCTATCTGACGCTCGCTTTTGCCAATTCCATTCCGCTGTTCCTGTTCGGCATTCTTCTGTGGGGGCTGCATATGGGCCTGTCGCAGGGTCTGCTCGCGGCCCTGATTGCGGAAACGGCGCCGCCACATCTCAAGGGAACGGCCTTCGGCGTCTTCAATCTGATGACAGGTCTGGCGGTGCTGGTCGGCAATGTCATCGCCGGCTTGCTGTGGGACCTCCATGGTTCGTTCGTCACCTTCCTGGCGGGCGCCG is drawn from Agrobacterium tumefaciens and contains these coding sequences:
- a CDS encoding MFS transporter; its protein translation is MTTSSAPVSATVRARIPATVWVLGIVSLLMDISSEMVQTLLPYYLVSGLGASAVTVGFIEGMSVAIATTTKLFSGIIADWTRRRKMLAVLGYGLGAISKLAFPFATSLGWIVAAKAVDRVGKGIRGTPRDALIADVTSPEIRGAAFGLRKSLDTVGGFIGPLAAIGLMFALSENVLAIFWIAVIPAFLAVFILVAGVTEPDAPARPKAEKPFRLADFAKLNQAVWIVIIAASLLTFARFSEAFLLLKSEEAGFRPAWIPITMVIMHAVYGLTAYPAGRLSDKIGRSGIIAAGVAVLVASYLTLAFANSIPLFLFGILLWGLHMGLSQGLLAALIAETAPPHLKGTAFGVFNLMTGLAVLVGNVIAGLLWDLHGSFVTFLAGAALSFTALPVLIWVSRRKRAVP